In the Equus przewalskii isolate Varuska unplaced genomic scaffold, EquPr2 ChrUn-10, whole genome shotgun sequence genome, GAGCTGCTTGCTCACTTAGAGCAGGGTGAATAGGGGCTAATTCTGTACCTGACCTCCCTCATTTGCATCCTGGCAGTGGGTGCCTCTGCACACCTGACTTGGGCCCTGCACTTGTAGGGAGGGCACATTTCTGATCCAGGTTTCTCCTTTAGACTTGGAGTGCCAAGAAATCCTGGGTACGACAATCATCTGGTGAAACCTTAGCTTTGAGTCACAACATCAAGCCAGAGTTTCTATAAATTAAGGAAGAGTTTCTGCTGCCAAGGGAGAGTTTAGGGATGGTTGGAGCAGGGTCAGTCTGGGGAACAAGAGGGCTGAGCCCCTGCTTGCTTTCCCTGGGTCCTCATATAGTTCTGCTGCTTGAGAACTGCCTAGGAGGAGAGATTGACCTTGTTATTTGGATTGTGGTGGGAATGGGACTGGGAATTGTTCCAGAAAAGGAAAGGGTATCGTGTTCATTAGCCTGCTAGCTAGACCACCGTGTGTTAacttgcagctctaggccaaaCGGGACTGAAGGGGATGGCCTGCCTCCACAACCTGTgttggtttctttcttcctctacccCACTCCCATCCAAACCTCCTCCAGGACACAGAAGACCTAGATCACtatgaaatgaaagaggaagagcCAGCTGAGGGCAAGAAATCTGAAGATGATGGCATCGGAAAAGAAAACTTGGCCAtactagagaaaattaaaaagaaccagAGGCAAGATTACTTAAATGTACGTGCCTTCTAGGGAGAAGCTGAGCCAAGGGGTTGGTGGGCACTGGCTGGGAGGTGGTAGGCCATGGTGTATCAGTCTGGGGAGtaaactcctttttttttggtggcttATGGATGTGCCTAATCCTTGCCAAAATCCTGGGCAGGCTGCCACACTGCCCCTAAGGTCTAGTGTGCGTATTTCCAAACCCCATGACTGTGGGATgtttctgtcttccctcccttGCAGGGTGCAGTGTCTGGCTCGGTGCAGGCCACTGACCGGCTGATGAAGGAGCTCAGGGATATATACCGATCACAGAGTTTCAAAGGCGGTGAGTTTGCCTCAGAGGGGCCTGAACTGGAGCTTCTCATAAAGAAATGTATGATAGTGGTAATGGGCCCTGAGAGGTTTGGGATATACAAATGCTTGTGAACTTTCCAGGCCAAGAATGGAACTCCTCAAGCCCATGGTTTAGATTGGATGCATGTCCATCTGGGGTGAACCTCTTAGAACCTTCGATCTTTTTTCTCTCAGCCTGGGAAAGGGATCTGTATGAGGGACCACTTACCACCTGGACTGTCCTAATAACACctatcttcctcctccctttcagGAAACTATGCAGTCGAACTCGTGAATGACAGTCTGTATGATTGGAATGTCAAACTCCTCAAGTGAGTGGGGACTCTGGGATTGGAAAGGAAGTTTAGTGTGAGTGGTGGGAGTCTCCAGGGCAGTGCTGTGAGCTTGTTAGTTTCAGGGTCCCAGGAGCGAGTGTGGGCACTGTTTTGTCCCTCTGCTGCTAGCCTAGGGGTGTGGGAGCTGTCATGAGGCTCCTGAGCTGGGACCAGGAGTGTGAGCCCAGACTTGTTGCTTCATAGAGTTGACCAGGACAGCGCTTTGCACAACGATCTCCAGATcctcaaagagaaagaaggagccGACTTCATCCTACttaacttttcctttaaagtaagactgtttccttttctagttcctcCCGCCTTGGCCTAGGTGTCCTTCCCTGCCCCGCAGTCCTGTGGAGGACACTGGCCTCCCCTCCCTGATTgtggcctctgtctctctctctcaggataACTTTCCCTTTGACCCACCGTTTGTCAGGGTTGTCTCTCCAGTCCTCTCCGGAGGGTGAGTGGCTCCAAAAGGGCAGAGGGCGGCTCCTGTTgcagaggggaaggcaggggtgTGGAGCTTTTGCCAGGCACAACTGACTGACCTTTCTTCTGCAGGTATGTTCTGGGCGGAGGTGCCATCTGCATGGAACTTCTCACCAAACAGGTGAGTGTGTGTCTCGCTCTTGGCTAGGctgctgtgggcagggctgggccgaGCTTTACTCCCCCacaccaccccccccaccccccccacggGTTGGGTGATAGGCACAGTGTGGCCCTTTCATCCTGCCGGGCAGGGCCTCACCCACTGACCCAGGCAGGCAGGTGATGGCTGTTCCGGAGTGAAGGGCAAGGGCCCTTCTGTATATGTAGCTGCTTGCCGGAGAACAAGTGCAAGGTTTCTCTGAAAACTCTTCTGACTGGTTTGCTTTGTCCCTCCCTGTTGCCCAGGGCTGGAGCAGTGCCTACTCAATAGAGTCCGTGATCATGCAGATCAGTGCCACACTGGTGAAGGGAAAAGCACGAGTGCAGTTCGGAGCCAACAAAGTAAGGAGCCCGGCCTGGGACTGTGGGACAGCGCCACATACAGTCTGGGCCCCTAGCAGGCCAGGTGCCTTCTTTCAGGGACCGAGAGGATGAGGCCTCTGGGCTGGCAGCATCAGATGAGCAGGCCTGGGATATCCACAGTGGGAGTAGGATAAGGGCTTTGGTCTGAGAGGCATCCTAAGTCTTCTGGGAGGGTATGGGTCTGGAAAGGGAAGGCTATGGCGTTGCACCCCAAAGGGACCTTCCAGATGGAGGATACTGTGTCAACAGAGCAAACTACTGGGAGCCAGGACTCTGGGTCTCTGGGTGGTGGCAGCCTATGGAAGGTGAGGGACAGTAAGGGCACAGCTGGCTGTGACCTGATTTGGTGGTTTCCTCTCCCCAGTCTCAGTACAGTCTGACAAGAGCACAGCAGTCCTACAAGTCCTTGGTGCAGATCCACGAAAAAAACGGTGAGGCTGGAGCCAGGACTCGAGATTCGGACACTTGCCAGGCCTGAGGCTTTCACTTGCAGCCAAATAGCAAGAAccctttcttttggtttctgagCCTTTACCACCCATTAACACAGCACCTGCACCTGTTCTCCAAAGAAGGGCTGGAGGTGGCTAACGGCCTCCTCTTCTCCCAGAACAGCACCAACCATCATGCCACCTGTAGGGTTGGTGCTGCTCCCCTTGCCGACTGCCCTTTGAGAAAACTCATCTCACTCTTCTGTCATCTCAGGTTGGGCACCTCATTCTCCCTTTCCTTATGATCTCCAGGTTGGcagtttctcagcttcccatACACTGTCTCTCCCCGCTTGCTGGGAATCCCTTCCTAGGATCTTTTCGCCTGTAACCCTGAAGATGTCTTCTGTCATTGCTGTTGTGAGGGTGGGCTTCAGCCTCCATCTCACTGACTGTTTTGTTTGGTGTTTTTGCAGGCTGGTACACACCCCCAAAGGAAGATGGCTAACCCTGGAgtgtccttcccctcctccttccccaggcacCACTGGACCAATTACCTTTGAATGCTGTATTTGGATCTCACGCTGCCTCTGTGGTTCCCTCCCTCATTTTTCCTGGACGTGATAGCTCTGCCTATTGCAGGACAATGATGGCTATTCTAAAcgctaaggaaaaaaaacacacacagaactgTTTCAAGTACTCAAGACTGACTTACAGACCAACCAACCACCTGGCTGGAACCCTTGCTAGCAGGCATTCTTATAAAAGAAACTTTCAAGCCTCCTTATATTGCTGGAAACTCAGCTGTGCTCCAGACTAGAGCCTCCTTACCTATGCtatggatttttaatttattttctcttatttcatgtACACTGCTTTTTTTGGTTACAGTGTATGATGGATgtgtatgaaaaaaatgtatctttggGAAAACAATTACAGTTTGTTAATTTGAAGATGTGCTGGTCTtgactcatatttatttttattcccacatcccaccccacccccatcccctgaAGTActtgggtggtggggaggggtacCAGGTCCACTGTGGCTGTGGTGAAGATGATGAGAGGCTGTACTTTGCTACTGAAGCCAGAGAAAGGTGGAGCTGAAGCACACGCCTGGCTCAGCCCCAGAGTTCTCCTGAAGGCCTCTGGAACGACCAGCACTTGTTTCCCTTGGAGTGCAGAGCCCAGCCTGCTAAACCACAATGCAGCAGGCTGAAATGATGACCTTAATTCTTAGGGCTACTGTTCTTCTCTAGTCACAGgtgttttcaaagttttaagggaaaaaatgaggaaggaggCCTAAGAGGCTGCTTCACAGAACTGTTTTTAAATGAACTGGGGACGGAGGCACAGTCTCAGTGTGTCTGTGGCCTTCCTGGTCTCAGCAACACAATCTTGCTACAACCTGGCATTCACTGGTTCCCTACCCCCTGGACACTGGCTCCTAACGAGCACTGAAAGGTGTTCCTTGGTAGCTCCTCTGGTCATCCTGTCTCTTACTTCATTTGGTCTTGTAAGAGAAGATGGGCATAGCTCTGAAGTAAGTGGCTTGGTTTGGAGAATTATGGATTCTCTCAAGCCACTCCCATAGGGTGGGTCCTACTGTTTtaatgtggggggggggggggcgggttcTGTACACCTGTGTCCTCAACTCAGGCTCTGGAACTGCTGGGAAGGGGAGAGTGAGGTGGGAAGTCTGCTGAGCTAGAACTGTCAGGGCTGTGGTGTCTGTACACGCTATTTGAAGGTGTGGGCATGATGTCTGCATGTGACACGCACTACCTACCTGTCTGGGTCACTAAGCTTGCTCTCAGGCTGAGACAGTCTCTTAGGACAGATTGTGCCCACAGGCTGGACAGTGACTGAAATGACAGACTAGGGACGGCCGAGAAAGTCTTAGAAAGCCCAGACTCCAGACAGCTGCCTAGGAACCTGTGGGACGCGAGAGCTCTGCAATGCTGTTTGAGACACAGCAATTTTAACAGTGGTCATTTAACCCCCTTTTCTTTGAAGGGATTTTAATGTCTTGCTGCTTCAGGTGGATGAGTTCACTGGTCCCACTCAATGCTGCTCTAACTCTACCCACGCCCACCTGAGATGGGGTGCTAATATATGTTGAGATTGAGATAAAGAGGGGACCCAAGGGGAAAACTCATTCCATAGAGCTGACACCTGGTTTTCAAGGCCTCTGTGGCTTTCCTCAGAACTTATCACCAGCCCTGGCTGGAATGTAGATTGTGTTTTTAGTAATGTGTACTGTGAGCTGTCCTCTGTATAATGtattttgtaatgtatttttctCATCTACCAAAggatgaa is a window encoding:
- the UBE2Q1 gene encoding ubiquitin-conjugating enzyme E2 Q1 yields the protein MQQPQPQGQQQPGPGQQLGGQGAAPGAGGGPGGGPGPGPCLRRELKLLESIFHRGHERFRIASACLDELSCEFLLAGAGGAGAGAAPGPHLPPRGSVPGDPVRIHCNITESYPAVPPIWSVESDDPNLAAVLERLVDIKKGNTLLLQHLKRIISDLCKLYNLPQHPDVEMLDQPLPAEQCTQEDVSSEDEDEEMPEDTEDLDHYEMKEEEPAEGKKSEDDGIGKENLAILEKIKKNQRQDYLNGAVSGSVQATDRLMKELRDIYRSQSFKGGNYAVELVNDSLYDWNVKLLKVDQDSALHNDLQILKEKEGADFILLNFSFKDNFPFDPPFVRVVSPVLSGGYVLGGGAICMELLTKQGWSSAYSIESVIMQISATLVKGKARVQFGANKSQYSLTRAQQSYKSLVQIHEKNGWYTPPKEDG